ATTAGTGTTATAATATCGCTAAATGTGTATGCGCTTGCTAATTAACTGACTTTTTGAAGGCCTCAAGCCGGCAGTTAAtaatggagatgaaggagaccGACTTAGCAAAAGAAAGGCTTGCTATTACCTCAGGTTACTGGAAAAGTCCTGCTGGTACTTGAGGCCGctaaaaaaaagatacagAAGAGTATGCAAACAGACATAAGCGAAAAATATATTTCTCATACCTAGGTAGTAGTAAATACTATAAAAAATACATCTAGTCTACAACCTTGACAATATCTATAGTCTAGCAACATCTGCAAACCTAAGGGCCATGTTCCACCTGATAGGCTTAACCAATTCTCCTTGAGTTGCTCATCAAATCATTACCACAGAGTAAAGAAGCTAGTGAGCAAGAGAAGCGCGATGCCGTATCGACTGATCGTAGAACGCTGACGCTTGGCAACTTGAAAAGGGAGGTAACAGAAAAGCCCACATACACGAATCAACCATTAAACTGCCAGATCGAGTCTATGTAATTGAAACAGTAGGCACCATCATCCCTAATCTCCAAAAGGAAGCTGTTAACTAAGCCAAGCATCATACGAAGGCAGATCTCTGCCATTTCAGCCGTCTTACACTAGTATTATTTGTCTTGTTTGTCTTGCACCGAATATAACCCCTTATGCTATTGACCGGAGTTCCGAGACACCATGTGCCACTTTTAGTCTGTAAAAGACCGATGATGCGATATATTAAGGCCGTTTCCCCTCGTTATTGATGCGGGCACTTGCACAGATAACCATTATACATTTCCACAGCAGGCAGAAGAACCAACAAAATGCGGGACAAACACAGCCCTTCGCTCCTCACAGTTCCGCTGATACTGGcgacagcaacaacagccgcGAGCCAACTCTTCATTCCTTTCTACGGAACAAGTGCTAACGGGTTCAATGCGCCTCCTCGCGGATGGAACTCTTTTGGCATGCAAGCCCGAGGAGGCAACACGTTCACTCTCAATCAAGCCAATGTGCAAACTCAATGCGATCTTTTGAATGCCACTGCAGGATACACCCTGTGCAGTATAGACTCGGGCTGGTCGGGAAACGGAGGCGATCAGTTTGGTCGTCTTGTGCCAGACACTTCTGTATTCCCAAACTTGACAGCATTGGCCAATCGGCTGCACTCGCAAGGAAAGCTTCTCGGTATATATGCACTTCCAGGAGCATTGTCGGCCGACGCAGGCGTTACTGTTCAAGGAACCAACATCAAGCTGGGGACGTTGTTTGACACGAGCCAGCCAAGTTACAATCTAAGGCAGACATTTGATTTCAGCAAGAACGGCGTTCAACAATGGCATAACTCTGTGGTTAACAATTGGGCTGCAATGTATGATCTCAAAGTCAGTCTTTAGATGCCGCTAACACGATGCAATAGGGGAGTGGATTACATCAAGCTTGATTTCATGACTCCTGGAAGCCCCCAGGCCAACGAAGATCTGCCCGCCAATAACTCTCTAGCTGCTGTGGCGTATCATAAGGCAATCCAACAAGCCAGTCGCCCGATGAGATTAGATCTCTCGTGGAAACTGGACCGGAATTCAGCAGCAgacttcttcctttggcGTGGTAATGCAGATGGCTTGCGCCTAGACCAGGACATCAACAACGCTGGGGCAAGCCAATTCTTGGGGTTCAATACGGTCCAGCGCGCAATTGAGCAGTACCGAAGCTTCATTAATCAACAAGAGGAAGACCCTGCGCGCCAAGGTACCCCAATAATGATTCGACCTGATATGGATAACGTGTACACGGGTAACGCCCAATCACTCACTGGCCTCTCAAACGTCCAGAGGTACACAGTTGCGATTCATTGGGTCGGCGCAGGCGCAAACTTGATCACTGGTTCGGATTTAACGCAGCTTGACACGCTTGGGCGGGAGTTGCTTTATGACCCCGAATTTCTCTCGGTTGCTGATTTCACAGCTCAGTTTCCGATGCAGCCAAAGAATCCATTCGGAACCTCCAATCCTGGATCTCAAGCATCTGAACAGCTCCAAGCTTGGATTGCTGGGCCCAACGCAGGCAACAAGAACGCCGTCGTCGTTCTAGCCAACTACGGTCCAGACCTTGGGCAAGGAGGTTTCAATAAAAATCTCCAAGGAGTCCAATTGGTGAACATCTCACTATCACTCTTGGGAATAGCAAACGGCCAACCCAACGGAGCTCCGGGTTGGAGCGTGCGCAGGGTTCTCGGAGGTGGCGGTTCTGGGGGCGAGGATCATAGTGATCTTGGTGTAGCAACATCTGTCATTGCCTCAAATCTGGGCCCTGGTGAAAGTGTTCTCTACTATCTCACTGCCACCAACTAAGTCGAAACAATAACTCTCACACAATCGAGCTATTCTACAAGAAGCATAACAAAGCGGTCAACAAATGTTAATAGCGTTGGAAATTATTTCGGTATAAATATGTAAATAAAGCCATCTTACAGAAACATATTAAATACGATATACTCCGCAAAAGGTGGCATGCAAAGAATATAGGTGATATTGAGACGGCATCGCCGGCAAACACACTGTTGAGGCCACCATATGAGGATGTGCATGATTACTTGAGTATTACTtaagagaagatggaggttACGATGATCGTGATTGCATAGATACTTTTTATTGTCCTCGTAGTTACATGTAATTGGATATAGAGCTATGCTGTGAGATGCTTCGGACTTACCTTCACAGGCTCAAGTTGCTCAGGTGCAGGTCTCAAAGGCCACAAATCTACCACAGGTGTTTCAATCTTGCCAATCGCCTGCTGCGACTGTTCGTGACCGGCATCAGCGGCGGCGCGAATAACATCTGCAGCAGCGTATCGTTCAAAATGAAACTCCTCATATGACCATGCCGCGTCCCCAGTTGCGGCAGGTATTATATACTCAATAGCCTTGGTGattccttgtccttgtggCCCCTTATAGTTCCAAAGATCCACGCCAGCTTTCTTGGCCACCATGGCGAGTCGAGTCAGCGCCAATAGAGTAAAGTTGGAGTAATGCCAACTTCGAGTTCGCCGAAGTTCTTCGGGCAGGGCTCCGTCAGGCCTGATTGTCTCATCAATATCCGCTTGGATGTTTGCGGCTTCCTGCTTGACAAGCTCCTTGTTGTCgacgaaaagagaaatagCAGACACGAGCATACAGGTAAAACTTCCATGATTATTCTTTTCTGCTCGCTCAGCCTTGCCAAACTCGCTCTCGGTTAACCATTTTAGGAATTCTCGATTCCACTGACGGAACCCGTCCATATCTTCGACTTGCCAGCCAGGCGCTGACCCGCCAGACGGACTACCGCTATCTAGAATGACGGCGATGTCGAGGAGTGTAGTGTACCATTGAGAAAAGTCAATGATCCCAATATGACGCCCTGTGTTGAGAAACGGGATAAGCTGTGCATGGTTGAGATTCGGATTCATGCGGGTTTGTGGATTTATGAACCATGTCCTGATGATATTCGCAGCATGTCTGGCATAGGCCTCATTGCCAGTGTAAAACCATGCAAGGCCAAGAGCCGATGATGAACCAAAGACTTTTTCAACATTCACGCGATCGCTGTAATTGAGAACCTCGGGGTTCCTTTCGCCATCTCTCTGCACGTATGGATTTCCATCTGgcgttggtgatggccacCAATAAGGTGCTTGGCTAGTGTAATCGTGCATGTCGCCGCTTGGGggagctttcttcttctccatcacgGACCATGGGCCTTGTGTAAGCCATCCGTCCGCTTTGCCTTTCAAAGCTTCCAGAGACCTCTGTAGAGCGGCATCATTACCGCCCTGCAACCGGTTTCTAGCCTCAATGAGCCGCTCGCCATCAAGAACAATAGTCTTGAGACTCGGGGAACCGGTACTTTGAGGGGTCGTCATGGTGAGATCCAATGCTTGCGTTGAGGGTAATGGACTGTCACATTAATTTGAGTTGGAATTACTTCCTGTTATTTTAAGCTTCCCCACCAACATATATTGACTTGTTAATTTCTTACTACCTTCATTTCTTCGTTCACTTCCCTCTCATTACGTTGTTAATCCACTGAATATCTCCTCATTGTGGTGGTAGTGGGATAAATTGATCGCAGTTGGACTGGTTCTAATTGGCTCTTTACGTTCTGTAACCGTCCGCAGTGGCTAATCGGCCTTCGGCACAACGGCCATCGGGGTAATGCCTCTCCGCTGACGTGTCTGCAATATGCCGTTGGCCGATCATCCGACTTCCGCTTCGAAAcagtgaagatggaaattgTTCGTTTCAGTATTATTACACTTCCTAATTCAAGCCCGTAGAGTGGCGAAATCTGATAGAGTGATCAAGCAGGACTTGAATGTACCTTTTAGATATGTTACGAGTATGTCCTCCGCCACACCAAATGCCCTCGGAGGTGAAGCTTCATAGAGCAAAAGGCATATATGGAGGATGGATAAAATAGTGCGATTGGAGGCAACAATGACGTTTGGTATCCTGTCTTGTGTTATCTCCTCATTCACGTTATGTCCTTGAACACACACTCTTGCGCAACTACTATATTCCAAATTCGAGACTCCATTATATCCTGTGTTCGCCTTAGCCAGAGAGGCCTACTCCTCTTGTAGAATCGAATGCAAAGAAATCAGCGCCCTGCAGCGAAATGACACGATCCATTTCCAAGAACTGATTTCCCAATAACATATTCGACATAGTTGTCAGTTCgtcctcctccgccatcatTGACTGGTTATGGGGGAAACTATTGGCGGCATTCATATCGTTCATCAAAGCGATAGAAGGACCATTTATGTTCCTCAAGTTTGCATTGGCTGATGACGCTGCCAATGGTGATTGCCCTACTCCTGATTGGGAGCTCATGTCGTCTTGAGGCTGTGGAACCTCCCGGACGCCATAAGTAGCCGAATGTCTTGTGCGAGCGGGTGATCTGTGTGACTGATAATTGGAACGCATATCAGACGCCCTTGTGGGAGATGGGACGCCAGCCCTTTGGTATGCTTCAAACCCTGATGAATAGCGTCTGTGTGATTGGCCGTTATGATTCCTGTAATCAGTGCCGCTGGGCGATATGACTGAGTTGGGTTGTACTGTTGCTTCGATGAAGCCATACAGGCTCGCATCGCCCAGGGTCTCTATGAGGTCGATTGTTGAGAATGTCACATCGTTTAGACAGCGGGAGTGCAGACTTTCGAGCTGCTCTGCGTATCTTCCAGCCAAGTCTAGGGGTCGTTGTCGATCGGGAGCACTGCCAAAGGTGCTCCCATATGTGTAGTATCCGTGCCATTTGTCAGACATATCTTTTAAGCTCTGCAAGAGGTTGAAAAACTCGGTCTCCAAGGTATGGGTTTCACTGGAGTGCCAGTGGATGAGCAATATCCTAGCGGCGACAAAAGCGCAAAATGCGAATTGGGCATTAACAATGCCCCCCATAAACCTCAGATATTTTTGCACAATTGACGATGTTTCAACTGCGGCAAGGTGGCATGTCTCAGCGCTGCATGAGCTAGGTAGCTTGACCACGTTTTTCCAGCGCGCAGGTGGATACGCAATATGTTGATGGAGTAGTATCATTGAAGTGTTGTGAGATACATGTGCCAATGTTAGGTTTGGATCAAGCTTTAATATTAGCACATCTCGAGAGACGTTTGAGTCTTGCCATTGCTTCGGCAAGAACATCTTCCAACTAATGAAGAAATAAGTCAGTGCGAAATAATAGAGTGGATTGAGGGAGGCCATACTGAACTAGACGAAGGTCCAGTTCCTTGAACCTTGTTAACCAGTTCTTGACTTCATCCCGGTTCCCAAAATTCACACTCTGCTGCAAGAAGAATGAGGTGACCTGGCTGAGATTTTCCGTTGCTTCGATACAATACGCAAAGGCCCCAAGTTTTGAGACGTCTACATCCCCATTGGACCCAGGGCTGGGGTGGTCAATCGCCACCTTTGGTGATACATAGATTGTAGGTGCACTCGATATTGAATTGCCGATTTTCGCTGTCGATTTATCCCATATTCCAAAATATGGCGTCGAAACGGGCTCTGCTCTCGCCCACATTGCTCCACCGCAAGGGAGGCGCCGATGAACGTCGTCAGATGTGAGACTCGTATGCCATCTACATAAATCAGTCTATAGTTACCACATCCGTGGTCGCAAGCCCTTACCCAGTAGTGACAGAGCATATTCTATAATATTTGATCAGTTGCTTGATTACCACATATGTAGGACAGCTGATTTACCTGTCTAGAAGAAAAACACTCCAGAAAAGTCTTCGGCGTGCTTCGGAATCTGTCCAGTCCAGTGGTTTTTCCAAGACGGTCAAAGATCTTAATAGAGGCTGCTTCGGTGAGTCTTCGTCTGGCTCTACCGTTAGCTGTAGGTAGTCAACAACCCTCGTTAAAGATGCAATTATAGGCCATGCTCTTTGAACGTGACCGCTTCCCATCTATAAAACTGTTAGTACTCCCTCAGAACCAAGGAATAGATGTCGCCTACATAGTCAAAAGCAATTATCACCAACGCTTGGGTGTTCTCAATGGAAAGTGACTCCATCGCATTTTCCATCACCGTGCTTCGAGAGATGCGAATCTGCCTTGTGACGTCCTGAATACTCATTCCAAAGGCCGTACAGTCGACATATTTAATTCCAGCGGAAAGTAAAGCGTGAAGGAGCACGGTAAGCCTTTGCCTCTGGGCGGGGTCTTTAAATTTGGCTCGAAATCTTGTTTCGTGGAGGATCGGTATCCAGTGATGCACTGTCTGGAAATGAGCTTCCACTACCGCTTCTAACAATGGATATTGTGGCAATGGCGTAATCCAAGCATCATCATTTGTATCGCAGTATCGGTCCTGTTCATCGCCAATGCGTTGTCGTTTCCTGCGGTGATGGTCTGATTGAGGGGCCGTTTCGGCCAGTGAATCTTGATCTGCATATCGAGATGCACCATACGGTCCCTGCTGCCTTTCCATCGAAGGAGATGTCGTGGGTGAGAGTTCGTTTCTCATAGGTCTCTCAAGATCCCCATTCAACAAAGCAACTAGTCTCGCCTTTGTGTTGCCAGAAGTGTCCAGAAGAATCTGCTCCAATGTTTCTGCTCTAGTTAGTAAATTGTAGAAACTTCAGGCGGATAAACGTTAACCTACCGAGTCGTCGACTGAGACTATCGACAGCCCCAGCCTTGATACCAGGCTTTTGCTTTACAACATACTGACATTCAGCGCCTAGGAGCACATTTTGTTACCACCTATCCATAAAGATAATGTCAAGGATGCTAGGGCTGGATTACCTATCTTGAGACACTGTGCGCAACTCGGTCTCTCACGGGAGCATCGAgactttcttctcctgcatGAGAGGCACGCAGGCAACTCATCAGGGTGTGGTGAaccttcgtcttctccacCCGCCGACCGTGCTGGGCTTCTCATATTGCGCGAAACCTGGTCCATCTTACAGTCTCTGCTCTCAACTACAAGACGACGGAGATGGTCTTGATGGATCGCATTCCTAATTACGCTTAAGCGCAGATATGTCCATACAAGGCATGAGACGATGCTGATATCGCTGCGCTGTACGCACGTCGCGTGTTCCTGGCTGCACCAAGAAACAGGGTGACGCAGGGTCTGCTCACCCCAGTTAACCAGCTGTCTAGGTTGGTCAGCTGTTTGCGGGGGCTTCTCCAATACCACTAACCATGGATCGATTGTTAGTCTTTACAGCACTATTACCACTAGCACTCACACTTTAGGAAAAAGCGGCAAATCTCAGCTGCTGGGCGGGTCTGTCGTTGGAGGAATTTCCACCACTGAGCTTGCTGATAACTGACTTCAATTACAACATTCGATACATACTTGTGCGTGTTAGAGGTAGTAAATTCCATATATTACGCGTAAAACTATGTACTAAATAGTATACTTTGTTAAGAGAGTAGGTCCAAAATTCAGATTGTCATACAACAACATTACATCAACACAACTCATCCAACATGAACCGCAGTCGTAGCCTCGTTGATCTCGCCTCTTTTCTCGTCAACTTCCTCGGCGCCTTCATGAAGCTTTGCCTCGACAGAGTTGGGGCCGTCGAAGAGTTGCGCAACTTCCTCTAGCGAGAGGTTCTTGGTCTCAGGGTAAAAGAAGTAAATGATGCAAAAGTTGCTGACAAGAACACAACACCAAACAATATAGTACTTCCAACCTATCTTCCCGAGCCCAATTGGATTAGTGTACCCCGAGAAGATGTTTGCCGCTGCATCGCCAAAGCTAGAAATGACAAAAGCCTTCGCACGCAGATCAAAGGGCGCCACCTCAGCAACGTACGAGTTGAGCATACAGCCAGGCATTTTGTAAAAGAcgccaaagaggaaaatGGTAAAAATGGTGGCACGGCCAAGAGCATGGTTTTCGTAATTGATGCTTGTGTTGACTCCCGTGAATACGGTGAGCAATAAGAATGCGACAAACATCCCACTCATACCAATCAGCCACATCGGGCGGCGGCCTATTTTGTCGATGAAGAGCGAGAACAGATTGCCCCAAACCCAACCGTTGATAGTAATACCGCCATTGAGAAGGAGTTGTTGTTTGCTGTTGGTAATACCGATAGAGTTGAAGACGAGATGAATGTAGTATGAGAGTAAGGCATTGCCACACCATTGGATGATGAAACCGGATGTCACAATGATGAAGAGTCGGTATCGATTAGCGGCAGTTCGGAACCATCCCATCCATGAAGACAATGCTTGCACCTTCTCTGCCTCGATCGCGGCTTCGATTTCCGCCATCTCATATTGTAACAGTTGTGAAGACTCGTCACCTTCAGCATGATACTTGGCCAGAATCTCGTATGCCTCTTTGCTGCGATTCTGATAGACAAGCCATCTGGGCGACTCAGGAATGAAGAAGGACATGACCAATTGGAAGCAGGACGATAATGCTTGAAGAAGTGAAGGAAGTCGCCATGACCAAGATCCAACGATGAATGAAGTGCCATAAGTGATCCATGCGGCCATGATCTGGCCTAGAGAGCCAGTTGTATTTTGAATACCAATGATCTGTGTCCTCTGAAATGGATGAGCCAGCTCGCTCGCCAAGATTGGGCTGCATGGATAGTTAGCCAACGCTGTACTACTATTATGGTTTTCCACCAACTCACCATGCTGTATTCTGGATCGTATTTCCGAAGCCAATCAGACACCTAGCGAACACGAACATGGCGTAATTTTGGGCACTGGCCTGAAGTGCAACTCCGatgagcagaagaagagagccaaTTGTAATAGGACGTCGAGGTCCAAGCCATTGAATCAAGGGGGCAGCGATGAGGAGAGCGGCAAGTTGTCCATATCTCGTGCCGTTAGAAATCGTACCGAGACGAGTACCTGAAATTTTGATTAGGATTGAACGTTTATATGAGCGTGATCGGAGATGCCACTCATACCTGTCGGATGATCCAAGGCCTCTTGCCATGACGGGAGCGATTGAAGACCATTCAGCATAGAGCCATCATATCCATTGGTCATATCACAAACAATACAGCCAAGTAAAAGAAAGTTGAGGCTGCGAAGACCAGGATAATGCCACCAAAAGCGGTCGCGCTTGTCGGTCTCGCGGAGGGTGTGACCCTCAACACCGCGGACCGAAGCCTTGTTGACGTGAAACATTGCACAAGCTGGCGAATGCCGAAGACTTGCTTGAGTTTATTCAGTAGATGAGAGCTGCAGATCAATGAAGATAGCAGATGTGGGTTAAAACATTGCTGGTTTCACAAAGGAGGTCGTGACCTATTAATGGCTGGCAGACAAACACCCAGCAACGCAACATGGGACGCAAGCAAGGCTCTCAGACGGGCCGAACCAATTCAATGGCTAGCTTCCCTTATAACGCTGACCGGTAAGCCTTCCTCCCGCTTGCCGCCACTCGGCAAGGAAGCAAGTGTGTCCTGGGGAATGCGGGATGAACTTTGGGGATGGTGTCTGTCTTCCCCATGGGGTAAAAGTTTGATCAAGGAAAAGGGTTGGAGTGGGGCATGTgattgaagccattgtctGTAACTGTCTAGAAGACTAATGAAGTCTTGTGAACAGAACAGCTAAGATCTCTCGTGGACTGATCAGTAGTGCCAACACTCCGGCGTGCGGAGTAGTGCGATGCCGATGCACCGGGGGGCTGTCCGAAGGTAGGGATCCGATGCCGAAGACCCGAAGCTGAGACCCGATTTAcgggggagggagggggcTAGCGTAGCCACAAGTTGTGAGACGGGGAAACCCTCGAGCGTCTAGAGAACTGAGAGGTAACGTTCTTCATAGTCCCGGTTCATTAAATTGTGAATTAGCGGCGGTAGATTCAAGATCGGGGGTGCCAATGTCTAGCACGCAAAGCGAATCAAAGGCAACCACTATCAGCGAGGCACATAATAGTCCAACTGGGGTCGACGTTGGGAATAATTGTTAACTAGCTATCATATAGAGTTGTAGTGCTCACAATTATAATGTCAGTTACGAACCGATAGTAAGGTTAGAGCACAAAGAGTAATATGTAGGATAATTATTTGGATATATTTTATTGGCGATGTCTATAAACGGTGGCAACACCGCTCTTGATACCTATGTTCTAGTTTACAGGGTAGTACGCGGTCCCAAAGAGAGGTTGAAATTCTACAAACAATGTAATAAGCGCAAATATAATGTATATACTTCTAAGTAGCTATGATTTGCATTACACTGATAAACTATTTTCCCACATGAGTATAGGATGAAGACCCGGCTGCTTGTGAGGCACTATAGATATGCATTATT
Above is a genomic segment from Trichoderma breve strain T069 chromosome 6, whole genome shotgun sequence containing:
- a CDS encoding alpha galactosidase A domain-containing protein, yielding MRDKHSPSLLTVPLILATATTAASQLFIPFYGTSANGFNAPPRGWNSFGMQARGGNTFTLNQANVQTQCDLLNATAGYTLCSIDSGWSGNGGDQFGRLVPDTSVFPNLTALANRLHSQGKLLGIYALPGALSADAGVTVQGTNIKLGTLFDTSQPSYNLRQTFDFSKNGVQQWHNSVVNNWAAMGVDYIKLDFMTPGSPQANEDLPANNSLAAVAYHKAIQQASRPMRLDLSWKLDRNSAADFFLWRGNADGLRLDQDINNAGASQFLGFNTVQRAIEQYRSFINQQEEDPARQGTPIMIRPDMDNVYTGNAQSLTGLSNVQRYTVAIHWVGAGANLITGSDLTQLDTLGRELLYDPEFLSVADFTAQFPMQPKNPFGTSNPGSQASEQLQAWIAGPNAGNKNAVVVLANYGPDLGQGGFNKNLQGVQLVNISLSLLGIANGQPNGAPGWSVRRVLGGGGSGGEDHSDLGVATSVIASNLGPGESVLYYLTATN
- a CDS encoding alginate lyase domain-containing protein, whose protein sequence is MTTPQSTGSPSLKTIVLDGERLIEARNRLQGGNDAALQRSLEALKGKADGWLTQGPWSVMEKKKAPPSGDMHDYTSQAPYWWPSPTPDGNPYVQRDGERNPEVLNYSDRVNVEKVFGSSSALGLAWFYTGNEAYARHAANIIRTWFINPQTRMNPNLNHAQLIPFLNTGRHIGIIDFSQWYTTLLDIAVILDSGSPSGGSAPGWQVEDMDGFRQWNREFLKWLTESEFGKAERAEKNNHGSFTCMLVSAISLFVDNKELVKQEAANIQADIDETIRPDGALPEELRRTRSWHYSNFTLLALTRLAMVAKKAGVDLWNYKGPQGQGITKAIEYIIPAATGDAAWSYEEFHFERYAAADVIRAAADAGHEQSQQAIGKIETPVVDLWPLRPAPEQLEPVKVSPKHLTA
- a CDS encoding fungal specific transcription factor domain-containing protein — its product is MRSPARSAGGEDEGSPHPDELPACLSCRRRKSRCSRERPSCAQCLKIGAECQYVVKQKPGIKAGAVDSLSRRLETLEQILLDTSGNTKARLVALLNGDLERPMRNELSPTTSPSMERQQGPYGASRYADQDSLAETAPQSDHHRRKRQRIGDEQDRYCDTNDDAWITPLPQYPLLEAVVEAHFQTVHHWIPILHETRFRAKFKDPAQRQRLTVLLHALLSAGIKYVDCTAFGMSIQDVTRQIRISRSTVMENAMESLSIENTQALVIIAFDYMGSGHVQRAWPIIASLTRVVDYLQLTVEPDEDSPKQPLLRSLTVLEKPLDWTDSEARRRLFWSVFLLDRICSVTTGWHTSLTSDDVHRRLPCGGAMWARAEPVSTPYFGIWDKSTAKIGNSISSAPTIYVSPKVAIDHPSPGSNGDVDVSKLGAFAYCIEATENLSQVTSFFLQQSVNFGNRDEVKNWLTRFKELDLRLVHWKMFLPKQWQDSNVSRDVLILKLDPNLTLAHVSHNTSMILLHQHIAYPPARWKNVVKLPSSCSAETCHLAAVETSSIVQKYLRFMGGIVNAQFAFCAFVAARILLIHWHSSETHTLETEFFNLLQSLKDMSDKWHGYYTYGSTFGSAPDRQRPLDLAGRYAEQLESLHSRCLNDVTFSTIDLIETLGDASLYGFIEATVQPNSVISPSGTDYRNHNGQSHRRYSSGFEAYQRAGVPSPTRASDMRSNYQSHRSPARTRHSATYGVREVPQPQDDMSSQSGVGQSPLAASSANANLRNINGPSIALMNDMNAANSFPHNQSMMAEEDELTTMSNMLLGNQFLEMDRVISLQGADFFAFDSTRGVGLSG
- a CDS encoding sugar transporter domain-containing protein, producing MFHVNKASVRGVEGHTLRETDKRDRFWWHYPGLRSLNFLLLGCIVCDMTNGYDGSMLNGLQSLPSWQEALDHPTGTRLGTISNGTRYGQLAALLIAAPLIQWLGPRRPITIGSLLLLIGVALQASAQNYAMFVFARCLIGFGNTIQNTACPILASELAHPFQRTQIIGIQNTTGSLGQIMAAWITYGTSFIVGSWSWRLPSLLQALSSCFQLVMSFFIPESPRWLVYQNRSKEAYEILAKYHAEGDESSQLLQYEMAEIEAAIEAEKVQALSSWMGWFRTAANRYRLFIIVTSGFIIQWCGNALLSYYIHLVFNSIGITNSKQQLLLNGGITINGWVWGNLFSLFIDKIGRRPMWLIGMSGMFVAFLLLTVFTGVNTSINYENHALGRATIFTIFLFGVFYKMPGCMLNSYVAEVAPFDLRAKAFVISSFGDAAANIFSGYTNPIGLGKIGWKYYIVWCCVLVSNFCIIYFFYPETKNLSLEEVAQLFDGPNSVEAKLHEGAEEVDEKRGEINEATTAVHVG